GGCTCTGCACGCTCCGCGGCCGGGCCGGTAGGGATCGCCTCGTCACCGGCACATGAGCGACACGCGTACGCCATGCTTGTGGATACGAATGAAAACCGCGCGCTCGACGAATTCCCGGCGGAGTTAGGACGTCGTCGCGAGCGGAAGCGCCTGCGTCACCTAATTCGATGAGGACGTCACGCACGTCGCGGTCCGATTGGATCGGGCACGCGCTCGCGGAAATCGCGGAACTTCCGCACGCGCGAACGTCACCGGCATACTTCAGCGGCATACCAGACCGTGCCGTGACGCGGTGCGGTCTGCCCCCAAGTCCTCGCGCCCGTGGCGTACGCACTTCGCGTGTGCCGACGCCGCGAGCGGGTCTCATGGGGCGGGCGCGTCGACGACCTTTCGCCGGCGCTTCGTCGATATAGGAACTGGAAGGTTTCCGTGGCGCTTCTTTCCACGGTCGTCGCTTGCGGCGATCGGCGGCGCGTCTCGTGGCATCTTTAGGCATGGCCCGAATGCGACGACAGCGCGGCGTCCCGAGCAAGGACAGAGAGGATCGGTTGCACCCGGCGGAAACACTTGCGCGCATCGGGCTGTGGTTCCTCGAGAACGTTGACGACGATAAGTTGCCTACCCTCGCGAGCTCACCCACGCCAGGCGCGGACGGGCAGGCAGCGTTCGTCTTCCGCTCGAATCTCTACCCGGACGAGGCTCTTGGCGCTGCTGCACGACAACCTGATTCGCCCGAACAGCTCGCGTCGCGCTTCGCCTTTGGGCACATGATGGAGGCATCGAAAGCACCTCATGAGCGTAAGCGTTGCAAGGAGTGCGCTGCGAGTGACGTGATCGCAATGCTCCGAATGCACGCGGCCGAGCAACCTCCCTGGGACGAGGAGCTTCCGTTCTTGAAGCAAATCGAGGACCTCGTGCAGCAGATAGATCTCCTGCGCGAAGCGGCGCGCCAGAAAACAGAGAGGCTGAGGGCCTGGGCTGCTACGCCGGTTGCTCCAGTCCACGGCGTTCATTTGAGTCGCTCTGTGCCGCCCTCCGTCGATACGTGCGAGCGAATGAACCGGGTTCGCGGTCATCGAGAGCGAGCTTCAGCCCGTCCTCAAGTCGCTGCGCTCCAGCGGGATCAACGTCGTCGCGATTCATCACCACATGACGGGCGAGTCGCCGCGCATCCTGTTCCTTCACTACTGGGGGCGGGGCAAGGCGG
This portion of the Labilithrix sp. genome encodes:
- a CDS encoding DUF1259 domain-containing protein; amino-acid sequence: MESELQPVLKSLRSSGINVVAIHHHMTGESPRILFLHYWGRGKAVALAGAVKKALELTAWDKG